Proteins from a genomic interval of Siniperca chuatsi isolate FFG_IHB_CAS linkage group LG10, ASM2008510v1, whole genome shotgun sequence:
- the si:ch73-70k4.1 gene encoding snake venom metalloprotease inhibitor 02D01 isoform X2 — protein sequence MSSSRKRPPGAPCRAAVQRQSPGGGCPALRATFHVKSAVPAAVWWNREQLPAVEALWASALTSALPHLEDQHWDLVPDLPHPSTARPTAPQLDDQRRCDLSEEVAAFPEPCPPSQRTSSSPDLLRFSSSQRDLSVQTKPEPEPDPPDRQLSSHSRQSHDGGTTSLQALTKRPRLSLRSWEEAASSAGSSSVGGEEGRKGGEREEDTSSANTPLLTNQVRVSDSRVSLQEEEVVEDREQEEVQRSVRGDDGGGGGGAAGGGGAAGGGGELQSCPLCLLVFPVGFTQMDCDGHLAQCLSEVNVDVTW from the exons ATGAGCTCCAGCCGGAAACGTCCCCCAGGGGCCCCCTGCAGAGCAGCCGTGCAGCGGCAGAGCCCGGGCGGTGGGTGTCCAGCGCTCCGCGCCACTTTTCACGTAAA GTCAGCGGTTCCTGCAGCAGTGTGGTGGAACAGagagcagctgcctgctgtggagGCTCTGTGGGCGTCGGCACTGACGTCTGCTCTGCCGCACCTGGAGGACCAgcactgggacctggttcctgATCTTCCACATCCATCCACAGCG AGACCCACGGCACCGCAGTTAGATGACCAGCGCCGGTGTGACCTCAGTGAAGAGGTCGCTGCCTTCCCTGAACCCTGTCCACCTTCTCAGAGGACTTCATCGAGTCCCGATCTTCTCAGGTTCAGCTCCTCCCAGCGGGACCTCTCAGTACAGACCAAACCTGAGCCTGAACCAGACCCACCTGACAGACAGCTGTCCTCTCACAGCAGGCAAAGTCATGATGGCGGGACAACGTCCCTTCAAGCCCTCACCAAAAGACCGCGGCTGTCCCTCCGCAGCTGGGAGGAGGCGGCATCATCAGCAGGATCCTCGAGCGTTGGGGgagaagaggggaggaaagggggagagcGAGAAGAAGACACCAGTTCAGCCAACACACCGCTTCTCACAAACCAGGTGAGGGTGTCTGACAGCCGAGTTtctctgcaggaggaggaggtggtggaggatcGAGAGCAAGAGGAGGTGCAGAGGAGTGTCAGAGGAGacgatggaggaggaggaggaggagcagcaggaggaggaggagcagcaggaggaggaggggagctgcagagctgcCCCCTGTGCCTGCTGGTGTTCCCTGTTGG GTTCACCCAGATGGACTGTGACGGCCACCTGGCCCAGTGTCTGTCGGAGGTGAATGTGGACGTGACCTGGTGA
- the si:ch73-70k4.1 gene encoding snake venom metalloprotease inhibitor 02D01 isoform X3, producing the protein MTFLFLEMSAVPAAVWWNREQLPAVEALWASALTSALPHLEDQHWDLVPDLPHPSTARPTAPQLDDQRRCDLSEEVAAFPEPCPPSQRTSSSPDLLRFSSSQRDLSVQTKPEPEPDPPDRQLSSHSRQSHDGGTTSLQALTKRPRLSLRSWEEAASSAGSSSVGGEEGRKGGEREEDTSSANTPLLTNQVRVSDSRVSLQEEEVVEDREQEEVQRSVRGDDGGGGGGAAGGGGAAGGGGELQSCPLCLLVFPVGFTQMDCDGHLAQCLSEVNVDVTW; encoded by the exons ATGACCTTCTTGTTTCTGGAAAT GTCAGCGGTTCCTGCAGCAGTGTGGTGGAACAGagagcagctgcctgctgtggagGCTCTGTGGGCGTCGGCACTGACGTCTGCTCTGCCGCACCTGGAGGACCAgcactgggacctggttcctgATCTTCCACATCCATCCACAGCG AGACCCACGGCACCGCAGTTAGATGACCAGCGCCGGTGTGACCTCAGTGAAGAGGTCGCTGCCTTCCCTGAACCCTGTCCACCTTCTCAGAGGACTTCATCGAGTCCCGATCTTCTCAGGTTCAGCTCCTCCCAGCGGGACCTCTCAGTACAGACCAAACCTGAGCCTGAACCAGACCCACCTGACAGACAGCTGTCCTCTCACAGCAGGCAAAGTCATGATGGCGGGACAACGTCCCTTCAAGCCCTCACCAAAAGACCGCGGCTGTCCCTCCGCAGCTGGGAGGAGGCGGCATCATCAGCAGGATCCTCGAGCGTTGGGGgagaagaggggaggaaagggggagagcGAGAAGAAGACACCAGTTCAGCCAACACACCGCTTCTCACAAACCAGGTGAGGGTGTCTGACAGCCGAGTTtctctgcaggaggaggaggtggtggaggatcGAGAGCAAGAGGAGGTGCAGAGGAGTGTCAGAGGAGacgatggaggaggaggaggaggagcagcaggaggaggaggagcagcaggaggaggaggggagctgcagagctgcCCCCTGTGCCTGCTGGTGTTCCCTGTTGG GTTCACCCAGATGGACTGTGACGGCCACCTGGCCCAGTGTCTGTCGGAGGTGAATGTGGACGTGACCTGGTGA
- the si:ch73-70k4.1 gene encoding snake venom metalloprotease inhibitor 02D01 isoform X1: MAENYSKSKLKRKKSSVDELQPETSPRGPLQSSRAAAEPGRSAVPAAVWWNREQLPAVEALWASALTSALPHLEDQHWDLVPDLPHPSTARPTAPQLDDQRRCDLSEEVAAFPEPCPPSQRTSSSPDLLRFSSSQRDLSVQTKPEPEPDPPDRQLSSHSRQSHDGGTTSLQALTKRPRLSLRSWEEAASSAGSSSVGGEEGRKGGEREEDTSSANTPLLTNQVRVSDSRVSLQEEEVVEDREQEEVQRSVRGDDGGGGGGAAGGGGAAGGGGELQSCPLCLLVFPVGFTQMDCDGHLAQCLSEVNVDVTW, from the exons ATGGCTGAAAATTATTCAAAGTCTAAACTTAAACGAAAGAAATCGTCTGTCGATGAGCTCCAGCCGGAAACGTCCCCCAGGGGCCCCCTGCAGAGCAGCCGTGCAGCGGCAGAGCCCGGGCG GTCAGCGGTTCCTGCAGCAGTGTGGTGGAACAGagagcagctgcctgctgtggagGCTCTGTGGGCGTCGGCACTGACGTCTGCTCTGCCGCACCTGGAGGACCAgcactgggacctggttcctgATCTTCCACATCCATCCACAGCG AGACCCACGGCACCGCAGTTAGATGACCAGCGCCGGTGTGACCTCAGTGAAGAGGTCGCTGCCTTCCCTGAACCCTGTCCACCTTCTCAGAGGACTTCATCGAGTCCCGATCTTCTCAGGTTCAGCTCCTCCCAGCGGGACCTCTCAGTACAGACCAAACCTGAGCCTGAACCAGACCCACCTGACAGACAGCTGTCCTCTCACAGCAGGCAAAGTCATGATGGCGGGACAACGTCCCTTCAAGCCCTCACCAAAAGACCGCGGCTGTCCCTCCGCAGCTGGGAGGAGGCGGCATCATCAGCAGGATCCTCGAGCGTTGGGGgagaagaggggaggaaagggggagagcGAGAAGAAGACACCAGTTCAGCCAACACACCGCTTCTCACAAACCAGGTGAGGGTGTCTGACAGCCGAGTTtctctgcaggaggaggaggtggtggaggatcGAGAGCAAGAGGAGGTGCAGAGGAGTGTCAGAGGAGacgatggaggaggaggaggaggagcagcaggaggaggaggagcagcaggaggaggaggggagctgcagagctgcCCCCTGTGCCTGCTGGTGTTCCCTGTTGG GTTCACCCAGATGGACTGTGACGGCCACCTGGCCCAGTGTCTGTCGGAGGTGAATGTGGACGTGACCTGGTGA